The Rhodoferax sediminis genome has a segment encoding these proteins:
- a CDS encoding NADH-quinone oxidoreductase subunit B family protein translates to MWHILKQIVRTGIVTEPAPGVDDSDHVIIERMHRDILDILGQALTIRVVDAGSCNGCELEINALHNPYYNIEGLGIKLVASPRHADMLLVTGPVSRHMEEALRRTYDATPAPKLVIAVGDCGCTGGIFGESYASRGRVANVIPVDVAVPGCPPPPIEILRGILSVVRQRQSRAGKR, encoded by the coding sequence ATGTGGCACATCCTCAAACAAATTGTCCGCACCGGCATCGTCACCGAGCCGGCGCCCGGCGTTGACGACAGCGATCACGTCATCATCGAGCGCATGCACCGGGACATACTCGACATCCTCGGCCAGGCGCTGACCATCCGGGTGGTCGATGCCGGGTCCTGCAACGGCTGTGAGCTGGAGATCAACGCACTCCACAACCCCTACTACAACATCGAGGGGCTGGGCATCAAGCTCGTTGCCAGCCCGCGCCATGCCGACATGCTGCTGGTGACCGGGCCGGTATCGCGCCACATGGAAGAGGCGCTACGGCGTACCTATGACGCCACGCCGGCCCCGAAGCTGGTGATCGCGGTCGGCGACTGTGGCTGCACCGGCGGTATCTTTGGCGAGAGCTATGCCAGCCGTGGCAGGGTGGCGAACGTGATTCCGGTCGATGTGGCGGTGCCCGGTTGCCCGCCGCCGCCCATCGAAATTCTGCGCGGCATTCTCAGCGTCGTGCGGCAACGGCAGTCCAGGGCCGGCAAGCGCTAG
- a CDS encoding formate hydrogenlyase — protein sequence MSVLLTQFVNLLGAVLLMLAFAMISQRRILSLINLFTMQGATLALVTAVVGYATHQPHLYLSAGLTLLLKVLLIPYLLHRIIDRLDIRWDVETLINIPTTLLIGIGVVIFAFNLALPISQLSSALASGTLGIALACVLLSFLMMITRAKAVPQVIGFLAMENGLFFAATSATYGMPMVVELGIALDVLIGVVILGVFMFQIREQFDSLDIRHLEKLKED from the coding sequence ATGAGCGTCCTGCTGACCCAGTTTGTCAACCTGCTCGGCGCCGTGCTGCTGATGCTCGCGTTCGCGATGATCTCGCAGCGCCGCATCCTCTCGCTGATCAATCTGTTCACGATGCAGGGCGCCACGCTGGCGCTGGTCACCGCCGTGGTCGGCTATGCAACGCATCAGCCCCACTTGTATCTGTCGGCCGGCCTGACCTTGTTGCTCAAGGTGCTGTTGATTCCCTACCTGCTGCACCGGATCATTGACCGTCTCGACATCCGTTGGGACGTCGAGACGCTGATCAACATCCCGACGACCCTGCTGATCGGCATCGGGGTGGTGATTTTTGCCTTCAACCTCGCGCTGCCAATTTCGCAGCTGTCGTCGGCGCTGGCCAGCGGCACGCTTGGCATTGCGCTGGCTTGCGTGCTGCTGTCGTTTCTGATGATGATCACGCGCGCCAAAGCGGTGCCGCAGGTCATCGGCTTCCTGGCGATGGAGAACGGCCTGTTCTTTGCGGCTACCTCCGCCACCTACGGTATGCCCATGGTGGTCGAACTTGGCATCGCGCTGGACGTGCTGATCGGCGTAGTCATCCTGGGGGTGTTCATGTTCCAGATTCGCGAGCAGTTCGACAGCCTGGATATCCGGCATCTTGAAAAACTGAAGGAAGATTGA
- a CDS encoding hydrogenase 4 subunit F → MNALAFLLGTPLAGGLVLALVGHRDNARDVNVAFSLGTFVAACVLTAQIIQGGPMLVWNQEFYIDPLNVFLVALTAFVGLTTSIFSRPYMQVERDHGKMTPPRMRLYHSMYQMFSFTMLLALTTNNMGIIWVAMEAATLTTVLLVSVYRTAASLEAAWKYFILCGVGIAQALFGTVLLYMAAEKVIGPEGGALLWTSLDAVKGQLNPNIITLAFAFLFIGYGTKVGLVPLHNWLPDAHAEGPTPVSAVLSGLLLNVALYAILRCKVLTDGALHDNHLTGRLMMGFGLLSVVAAVFFLVRQKDVKRMFAYSSIEHMGLMTFAFGLGGPIANFAGLLHMTVHSLIKSAIFFAVGHAAQKAGTQIMENIRGLLKVSPTVGWGLMLGSLAILGMPPFGVFASEFLIVTTTMREQPWATPFLLIALGVAFASIFSRVQPMVFGDTNVKPLAHPPALVPVFVHLGLGLMLGLYIPPYLNAWYRQAAAMLGN, encoded by the coding sequence TTGAACGCGCTGGCCTTCCTGCTCGGCACTCCGCTCGCCGGTGGCCTGGTGCTGGCACTGGTCGGCCATCGCGACAACGCACGCGACGTCAATGTTGCCTTCAGTCTGGGCACCTTCGTCGCAGCCTGCGTACTGACGGCACAGATCATCCAAGGGGGCCCGATGCTGGTGTGGAACCAGGAGTTCTACATTGACCCCCTGAACGTTTTCCTGGTGGCGCTGACGGCGTTCGTCGGCTTGACCACCTCGATATTCTCGCGGCCCTATATGCAGGTGGAGCGCGACCATGGCAAGATGACGCCGCCGCGCATGCGCCTGTACCACAGCATGTACCAGATGTTCAGCTTCACGATGCTGCTGGCACTGACGACCAACAACATGGGCATCATCTGGGTCGCGATGGAGGCCGCCACGCTGACCACCGTGCTGCTCGTCAGCGTGTACCGCACGGCGGCCAGTCTGGAGGCCGCGTGGAAATACTTCATCCTGTGCGGCGTGGGTATTGCCCAGGCGCTGTTCGGCACGGTGCTGCTTTACATGGCAGCCGAAAAGGTCATCGGCCCTGAAGGAGGAGCGCTGTTGTGGACCAGCCTCGACGCGGTCAAGGGCCAACTCAACCCGAATATCATCACCCTGGCTTTTGCCTTCCTGTTCATCGGTTACGGCACCAAAGTCGGTCTGGTGCCGCTGCACAACTGGTTGCCCGATGCGCACGCCGAGGGGCCAACGCCGGTCTCCGCTGTGCTGTCCGGCTTGTTGCTCAACGTTGCGCTCTATGCGATCCTGCGCTGCAAGGTTCTGACCGATGGCGCGCTACACGACAATCATCTGACCGGCCGGTTGATGATGGGCTTCGGCCTGCTGTCGGTGGTGGCGGCGGTGTTCTTCCTGGTCCGGCAGAAGGACGTCAAGCGCATGTTCGCCTATTCGTCCATTGAGCACATGGGGTTGATGACCTTTGCCTTCGGCTTGGGCGGACCGATTGCCAACTTCGCCGGATTACTGCACATGACGGTACATTCGCTGATCAAGTCCGCCATCTTTTTTGCCGTCGGACATGCGGCGCAGAAGGCTGGCACCCAGATCATGGAAAACATTCGCGGCCTGCTCAAGGTCAGCCCGACGGTTGGCTGGGGCTTGATGCTCGGCTCGCTGGCCATCCTGGGCATGCCGCCATTCGGTGTTTTTGCCAGCGAGTTCCTGATTGTCACGACCACGATGCGCGAACAACCCTGGGCAACACCGTTCCTGCTGATCGCGCTCGGTGTCGCGTTCGCATCGATTTTCAGTCGCGTCCAGCCGATGGTGTTCGGCGACACCAACGTCAAACCGCTGGCGCATCCGCCGGCGCTGGTTCCGGTGTTCGTGCACCTGGGGCTTGGACTGATGCTGGGCCTGTACATCCCGCCCTATCTGAACGCGTGGTATCGCCAGGCGGCGGCCATGTTGGGAAACTAG
- a CDS encoding respiratory chain complex I subunit 1 family protein — protein MSFTGFLSQLIEIVIAVALAPLLTGWVNQCHAWLQNKSAPALWQPYRMLHKLFNKESVVADHASRLFRAAPYVMFGCMVLACAIIPTLSTDLPLAPAADAIALVGLFALARVFISLAAMDIGTVFGSMGARREMLIGFLAEPALLMVLFSASLISQSTSLTTIVETLVHRELTIYPGLAFAGVAFTMVSLAENARVPVDNPATHLELTMIHEALILEYSGRHLALLEWAASLKLFAYSCIGLALFFPWGVAGAQAPVTMLLALPALVFKLAIGGFLLALLETLSAKMRIFRVPEFLGTAFLLAVIGMLVELLLNH, from the coding sequence GTGAGCTTCACCGGATTCCTGTCGCAATTGATCGAGATCGTGATAGCGGTTGCGCTGGCGCCGCTGCTGACCGGCTGGGTCAACCAGTGTCACGCCTGGCTGCAGAACAAGTCGGCGCCCGCGTTGTGGCAACCGTATCGGATGCTGCACAAATTGTTCAACAAGGAATCCGTGGTGGCCGACCACGCGTCGCGGTTGTTTCGCGCCGCGCCTTACGTGATGTTCGGCTGTATGGTCCTGGCTTGCGCCATCATCCCCACGTTGTCCACTGACCTGCCTTTGGCGCCAGCAGCTGACGCGATTGCGCTGGTCGGGCTGTTCGCCTTGGCACGCGTGTTTATCTCGCTGGCCGCCATGGACATCGGCACCGTCTTCGGCAGCATGGGTGCGCGCCGCGAGATGCTGATTGGCTTCCTGGCAGAACCGGCACTGTTGATGGTGCTGTTTTCTGCCTCGCTGATCTCCCAGTCAACCTCCCTCACCACCATTGTCGAGACGCTGGTTCACCGCGAGCTCACCATCTATCCCGGGCTGGCCTTCGCAGGTGTCGCCTTTACGATGGTGTCGCTGGCGGAGAACGCTCGCGTGCCGGTCGACAACCCGGCCACCCATCTCGAGCTGACGATGATCCATGAGGCACTGATCCTGGAGTACTCGGGTCGCCATCTGGCGCTGCTCGAGTGGGCCGCCAGCCTGAAGCTGTTCGCCTATTCGTGCATTGGCCTGGCACTGTTCTTCCCCTGGGGTGTCGCTGGCGCCCAGGCGCCTGTGACCATGCTATTGGCACTGCCCGCGCTGGTGTTCAAGCTCGCCATCGGCGGCTTCCTGCTGGCTTTGCTGGAGACACTGAGCGCCAAGATGCGCATTTTCCGCGTGCCGGAATTCCTCGGCACCGCCTTCCTGCTGGCGGTGATCGGCATGCTGGTGGAACTACTCCTGAACCATTGA
- the metG gene encoding methionine--tRNA ligase has translation MSQRRLFVTTALPYANGNFHIGHIMEYIQADIWVRYQRMQGAEVNFVGADDAHGAPIMIAAQKAGKTPQQFVADIAAGRKPYLDGFHIAFDNWHSTDGPENHALAQQIYRDLKKAGLIATRIVEQFFDPEKNMFLPDRFIKGECPNCHAKDQYGDNCEVCGAVYAPTDLINPYSALSGAKPVLKSSEHFFFQLSDPRCVAFLEQWTQDGKLQPEVANKVKEWFSVRTNPDGSTSEGLGDWDISRDAPYFGIEIPDAPGKYFYVWLDAPIGYLASLKNLLDKRGQSYDDYMADPLLEQYHFIGKDIVTFHTLFWPAMLHFSGRKTPDNIFVHGFLTVNNGEKMSKSRGTGLDPLKYLSLGMNPEWLRYYLAAKLNGRNEDIDFNADDFMARVNSDLVGKYINIASRAAGFIAKRFGGRLGAIAPDGEGLLDLLRVQSEAIASLFENRDYARALRETMLLADRVNEYVDANKPWELARQEGMDARLQDVCTTCIEAFRLLTIYLKPVLPALATSVEAFLHIAPLSFADANRSLGAGHVIGDYKHLMQRVDIKQLEALFEVPALAEPAQPATESIAPGGESIAPTIAIDDFAKIDLRIAKIVHCEAVPGSTKLLRLTLDVGEDKTRNVFSGIASAYQPEDLIGQFTVMVANLAPRKMKFGVSEGMVLAASHADEKAQPGIYVLHPWPGAEPGMRVR, from the coding sequence ATGTCCCAGCGCCGATTGTTCGTCACCACCGCCCTGCCGTACGCCAACGGCAATTTCCACATTGGCCATATCATGGAATACATCCAGGCCGACATCTGGGTGCGTTACCAGCGAATGCAGGGCGCCGAGGTGAATTTTGTGGGGGCCGACGACGCCCACGGCGCGCCGATCATGATTGCGGCGCAGAAGGCCGGCAAGACGCCGCAGCAGTTCGTGGCCGACATTGCCGCGGGCCGCAAACCCTACCTGGACGGCTTTCACATCGCCTTCGACAACTGGCATTCGACCGACGGGCCGGAAAACCACGCGCTGGCGCAGCAGATTTACCGCGACCTCAAGAAGGCCGGGCTGATCGCTACCCGCATCGTCGAGCAGTTCTTCGACCCCGAGAAGAACATGTTCCTGCCAGACCGCTTCATCAAGGGCGAGTGCCCGAATTGCCACGCCAAGGACCAGTACGGCGACAACTGCGAAGTGTGCGGCGCGGTCTATGCGCCGACCGATCTGATCAACCCCTATTCGGCGCTGTCGGGCGCCAAGCCGGTACTCAAAAGCTCCGAGCACTTCTTCTTCCAACTGTCCGACCCGCGCTGCGTGGCCTTTCTGGAGCAATGGACGCAGGACGGCAAGCTGCAGCCCGAGGTGGCCAACAAGGTCAAGGAATGGTTTTCCGTGCGCACCAACCCCGACGGCAGTACCAGCGAAGGCCTGGGCGACTGGGACATCAGCCGCGACGCGCCCTACTTCGGCATCGAGATTCCCGATGCGCCGGGCAAGTATTTCTACGTCTGGCTGGACGCGCCGATCGGCTACCTGGCCTCGCTGAAGAATCTGCTGGACAAGCGCGGCCAGAGCTATGACGACTACATGGCCGACCCGCTGCTTGAGCAGTACCACTTCATCGGCAAGGACATCGTCACCTTCCACACCCTGTTCTGGCCGGCCATGCTGCACTTCAGCGGGCGCAAGACGCCCGACAACATCTTTGTGCACGGCTTTCTGACCGTGAACAACGGCGAGAAAATGAGCAAGAGCCGCGGCACCGGGCTGGACCCGCTCAAGTACCTGAGCCTGGGCATGAACCCCGAGTGGCTGCGCTATTACCTGGCGGCCAAGCTGAACGGGCGCAACGAGGACATCGATTTCAATGCCGACGACTTCATGGCGCGCGTGAACAGCGACCTGGTCGGCAAATACATCAACATCGCCAGCCGCGCGGCCGGCTTCATCGCCAAACGCTTTGGCGGCAGGCTCGGCGCCATCGCGCCGGATGGAGAAGGCCTGCTCGACCTTCTTCGCGTGCAGAGCGAGGCCATCGCCAGCCTGTTCGAGAACCGCGACTACGCCCGGGCGCTGCGCGAGACCATGCTGCTGGCAGATCGCGTGAATGAATACGTGGACGCGAACAAGCCCTGGGAGCTAGCCCGGCAGGAGGGCATGGACGCGCGCCTGCAAGACGTGTGCACCACCTGTATCGAGGCCTTTCGCCTGCTCACGATTTACCTCAAGCCGGTGCTGCCCGCGCTGGCCACCAGCGTGGAGGCCTTCCTGCACATCGCGCCGCTGTCGTTTGCCGACGCAAACCGGTCGCTGGGCGCCGGCCATGTGATTGGCGACTACAAACATCTGATGCAGCGCGTCGATATCAAACAGCTTGAGGCACTGTTTGAAGTGCCCGCCCTTGCGGAGCCTGCGCAACCAGCTACTGAATCGATAGCACCCGGCGGCGAGAGCATCGCACCCACCATAGCCATCGATGACTTCGCAAAGATTGACCTGCGCATCGCCAAAATCGTCCACTGCGAAGCGGTGCCGGGCTCGACCAAGCTGCTGCGCCTGACGCTGGATGTCGGCGAAGACAAGACCCGCAACGTCTTCAGTGGCATCGCGAGCGCCTACCAGCCCGAAGACCTGATCGGCCAGTTCACCGTCATGGTGGCGAATCTGGCGCCGCGCAAGATGAAGTTCGGCGTCAGCGAAGGCATGGTGCTGGCCGCCAGCCATGCCGACGAGAAAGCCCAGCCCGGCATTTACGTGCTGCACCCCTGGCCGGGCGCCGAGCCCGGCATGCGCGTGCGCTAG
- a CDS encoding NADH-quinone oxidoreductase subunit C: MALSDLQLDLRRLQAPLPIWHAVVHHAAWSKVARSIADAGGRLVSVWGVDRRTAGRAMVACAAYATTEGLVWVELPLGDAARSFPDLAAAFPCAGRMQRAMADLLGLHAEGSHDTRPWLDHGLWPPAPLSTPNEGRPLTVDAGALPADYPFVRVEGDGVHEIAVGPVHAGIIEPGHWRFSVVGEKVLRLEAHLGYAHKGIERRFTDLAPQDACRLAGRVSGDSTVAYAWAYCMALESAWRCETPARATWLRALMLERERVANHLGDLGGIANDAALGFGLSQFSRLREDWHRLSREVFGHRFMMDAVVPGGTATDPAPPQLIRIAQQCDAIEQEVKTLRIAYDEHAGLQDRFLAAGTVTPERAAQLGLTGLAGRASAQAFDLRCDHAWAPYDGLKVAMAAQHQGDVAARVAVRFDETLESLRLIRSICTGLPQGATRTELSATGVPAFGMGWVEGWRGEVLVALEVGADERIVRCHCHDPSWQNWPALEHAIMGNIVADFPLINKSFNLSYSGHDL, encoded by the coding sequence ATGGCATTGTCGGATCTTCAGCTCGATCTGCGGCGCCTGCAGGCACCGTTGCCGATCTGGCACGCGGTGGTACATCACGCCGCCTGGAGCAAGGTGGCGCGCAGCATCGCCGACGCGGGCGGGCGGCTGGTCTCGGTCTGGGGTGTTGACCGCCGCACGGCGGGGCGCGCCATGGTGGCTTGTGCAGCCTATGCCACGACTGAGGGGCTGGTCTGGGTTGAATTGCCGCTGGGCGATGCGGCACGGAGTTTTCCGGATCTGGCGGCTGCGTTCCCGTGTGCGGGGCGGATGCAGCGCGCCATGGCTGACTTGCTGGGTCTGCATGCCGAGGGCAGCCATGACACCCGCCCCTGGCTGGACCATGGCCTGTGGCCGCCTGCACCGTTGTCAACGCCAAACGAGGGCCGGCCACTGACCGTCGATGCAGGCGCGCTGCCCGCCGACTATCCCTTTGTGCGCGTCGAAGGCGATGGGGTGCACGAGATAGCCGTTGGGCCGGTGCATGCCGGCATCATCGAGCCCGGTCACTGGCGCTTTTCGGTGGTCGGCGAGAAGGTGCTCCGGCTGGAAGCGCACCTGGGCTATGCGCACAAGGGGATCGAACGGCGCTTCACCGATCTGGCGCCACAGGACGCCTGCCGGCTCGCCGGCCGCGTGTCGGGTGACTCGACGGTGGCCTACGCCTGGGCCTACTGCATGGCGCTCGAATCCGCGTGGCGCTGCGAGACCCCTGCCCGGGCGACCTGGCTGCGCGCGCTGATGCTGGAGCGCGAGCGCGTGGCGAACCACCTCGGCGACCTGGGCGGGATCGCCAACGATGCGGCACTGGGTTTCGGTCTGTCCCAGTTCTCGCGTCTGCGCGAAGACTGGCATCGGCTGTCCCGAGAGGTCTTCGGACATCGCTTCATGATGGACGCGGTGGTGCCGGGTGGCACGGCCACCGATCCGGCGCCGCCGCAGCTGATTCGAATCGCGCAACAGTGCGATGCGATCGAACAGGAAGTGAAAACCTTGCGGATTGCATATGACGAACATGCCGGCCTGCAAGATCGTTTTCTTGCTGCCGGGACCGTCACGCCGGAACGCGCGGCACAGCTGGGTTTGACGGGCCTGGCTGGCCGCGCCAGTGCGCAGGCATTTGACCTGCGCTGCGACCATGCCTGGGCCCCCTACGATGGTCTCAAGGTGGCCATGGCGGCGCAGCATCAGGGCGATGTCGCTGCCCGCGTCGCCGTGCGTTTTGATGAAACGCTGGAATCGCTGCGCCTGATTCGAAGCATCTGCACAGGATTGCCGCAGGGCGCCACGCGCACCGAACTCTCGGCTACTGGCGTTCCCGCATTCGGCATGGGCTGGGTGGAAGGCTGGCGCGGCGAAGTCCTGGTGGCGCTGGAGGTCGGGGCCGATGAGCGCATCGTGCGTTGCCACTGCCATGACCCTTCGTGGCAGAACTGGCCAGCGCTTGAGCATGCCATCATGGGCAATATCGTCGCAGACTTTCCGCTCATCAATAAATCCTTCAACCTGAGTTATTCCGGACACGATCTCTGA
- the apbC gene encoding iron-sulfur cluster carrier protein ApbC → MAIEQQAILTTLQEVLDPNTGKDFISTKVLKNLQVSGDDVSFDVELGYPAKSQIPDMRRALIAAAKGVAGVQNVSVNMTVKVEAHAVQRGVQLLPNVKNIVAVASGKGGVGKSTTAVNLALALAAEGASVGLLDADIYGPSIPMMMGIEGRPESEDGKTMEPMENYGVQVMSIGFLVNQDEAMIWRGPMATQALEQLLRQTNWKGLDYLIVDLPPGTGDIQLTLSQRVPMTGAVIVTTPQDIALLDAKKGIKMFEKVGVPILGVVENMAVHVCSNCGHVEHIFGEGGGKKMAADYGMAYLGALPLDMQIRLQVDGGKPTVVADPEGEVAGIYKAVARQVAVSIAAKNKDFASKFPSIKISKNT, encoded by the coding sequence ATGGCAATAGAACAACAGGCGATTTTGACTACGCTGCAAGAGGTGCTCGACCCCAACACCGGCAAGGATTTCATCAGTACCAAAGTGCTGAAAAATCTGCAGGTCAGCGGCGATGACGTGTCGTTCGACGTGGAACTGGGCTATCCGGCCAAGAGCCAGATTCCGGACATGCGCCGGGCCTTGATTGCCGCCGCCAAGGGTGTGGCCGGAGTGCAGAATGTCTCGGTCAACATGACGGTGAAGGTCGAGGCGCACGCGGTGCAGCGCGGCGTGCAACTGCTGCCCAACGTGAAGAACATCGTCGCGGTGGCGTCGGGCAAGGGCGGCGTGGGCAAGAGCACCACGGCTGTGAACCTGGCGCTGGCGCTGGCGGCCGAGGGCGCCAGCGTGGGCCTGCTCGACGCCGATATCTACGGCCCCAGCATTCCGATGATGATGGGCATCGAAGGCCGCCCCGAGAGCGAAGACGGCAAGACCATGGAGCCGATGGAGAACTACGGCGTGCAGGTCATGTCGATCGGTTTCCTGGTAAACCAGGACGAGGCCATGATCTGGCGCGGCCCGATGGCCACGCAGGCGCTGGAGCAGTTGCTGCGCCAGACCAACTGGAAGGGCCTGGACTACCTGATCGTCGATCTGCCGCCCGGCACCGGCGACATCCAGCTCACGCTGTCCCAGCGCGTGCCCATGACGGGCGCCGTGATCGTCACCACGCCGCAGGACATCGCGCTGTTAGACGCCAAAAAAGGCATCAAGATGTTCGAGAAAGTCGGCGTGCCGATCCTCGGCGTCGTGGAAAACATGGCGGTGCACGTGTGCAGCAATTGCGGCCATGTCGAGCACATCTTTGGCGAAGGCGGCGGCAAGAAGATGGCGGCCGACTACGGCATGGCCTACCTGGGCGCACTGCCGCTGGACATGCAGATCCGGCTGCAGGTGGATGGCGGCAAGCCCACCGTGGTGGCCGATCCCGAGGGCGAGGTGGCCGGCATCTACAAGGCGGTGGCGCGCCAGGTGGCGGTGTCGATCGCGGCCAAGAACAAGGACTTCGCGTCCAAGTTCCCGTCGATCAAGATTTCCAAGAATACTTGA
- the lon gene encoding endopeptidase La has protein sequence MDIENKDAQLPALPEGVIALVPMRNVVLFPHALVPISVGRPPSVAALQHAKNTGAMLGIVLQRDEQVDEPGREALFDVGTTAKVVQYVDSDGQLRHALCQGVGRFRIEALVPGYPFLAARVQFIQEPAEVSMQAEALGLQLRERAAEILSLLPGAPAELAQTLQAVKSPSHLADVVASLLDSEASDKQMLLEMASPEERLQKLLQMLSHRIEVLRLSQEIGARTKEQIDDTQRKYMLRAQLKAIQKELGEEDGSSEDAAQLGELITKAGMPAEVEAQARKEMARLQRMPDASSEYSMLRTYLEWMTELPWTVPAASPIDLAEARRILEADHYGLERIKQRIVEYLAVQKLNPQGRAPILCFVGPPGVGKTSLGQSIAHALGRPFVRVSLGGVHDEAEIRGHRRTYIGAMPGMIVQSLRKAGARHCVMMLDEVDKLSPSAHGDPSAALLEVLDPEQNATFRDSYLGVPFDLSRVVFVATANVIDHVPAPMRDRMEVIELPGYTQEEKLQIAQRYLVRRQREANGLQADQCELTPEALRAVVADYTREAGVRQLEREIGRVMRHAAVQIADGSKAQVRVDAGDLDAILGPAKFEHETALRSSVPGVATGLAWTPVGGDILFIEASRMAGSGRLILTGQLGDVMKESAQAALTLVKSLASTLRIPAERFEGIDIHVHVPAGAIPKDGPSAGVAMFIALASLFTDHAVHHDMAMTGEISLRGLVLPVGGIKEKVLAAQRAGVRTVLLPRRNEKDLRDVPESTRQALTFVWLDHVDDAIRAALGDSARSGDGFVLV, from the coding sequence ATGGACATTGAAAACAAGGACGCCCAGTTGCCCGCACTTCCCGAAGGCGTGATTGCCTTGGTGCCGATGCGCAATGTCGTGCTGTTTCCGCACGCCCTGGTGCCTATCAGCGTCGGCCGTCCTCCATCGGTCGCGGCGCTCCAGCACGCAAAAAATACCGGTGCCATGCTGGGCATCGTGTTGCAGCGCGACGAGCAGGTCGACGAACCAGGGCGTGAGGCCTTGTTCGATGTCGGGACTACGGCCAAGGTGGTGCAGTACGTGGATTCGGACGGGCAGTTGCGCCATGCCCTGTGCCAGGGCGTGGGGCGTTTTCGCATTGAGGCGCTGGTGCCGGGCTATCCGTTTTTGGCGGCCCGCGTGCAGTTCATCCAGGAGCCGGCCGAGGTTTCCATGCAGGCCGAAGCGCTGGGCCTGCAGCTGCGCGAGCGGGCGGCCGAGATTCTCTCGCTGCTGCCGGGGGCGCCGGCCGAGTTGGCGCAGACGCTGCAAGCGGTGAAGTCACCGTCACACCTGGCAGACGTCGTGGCGAGCCTGCTGGACAGCGAGGCCAGCGACAAGCAGATGCTGCTGGAAATGGCCAGCCCCGAAGAGCGGCTGCAAAAGCTGCTGCAGATGCTGTCACACCGCATCGAGGTACTGCGGCTGTCGCAGGAAATAGGCGCGCGCACCAAGGAGCAGATCGACGATACACAGCGTAAATACATGCTGCGCGCGCAACTCAAGGCCATCCAGAAGGAACTGGGCGAGGAAGACGGCAGCAGCGAGGACGCGGCCCAGCTCGGCGAGCTGATCACGAAGGCGGGCATGCCGGCCGAGGTGGAAGCCCAGGCGCGCAAGGAAATGGCACGCCTGCAACGGATGCCTGATGCGTCCAGCGAGTACTCGATGCTGCGGACCTACCTGGAGTGGATGACCGAGTTGCCGTGGACCGTGCCGGCCGCCAGTCCGATCGATCTGGCCGAAGCGCGCCGCATCCTCGAAGCCGATCACTATGGGCTGGAGCGTATCAAGCAGCGCATCGTGGAGTACCTGGCCGTGCAAAAGCTCAATCCGCAGGGACGCGCGCCGATCCTTTGCTTTGTCGGGCCGCCGGGGGTGGGCAAGACCTCGCTGGGCCAGAGCATCGCGCATGCGCTGGGGCGACCGTTTGTGCGCGTGTCGCTGGGCGGTGTGCATGACGAGGCCGAGATTCGCGGTCACCGCCGCACCTATATCGGCGCCATGCCGGGCATGATCGTGCAAAGCCTGCGCAAGGCCGGCGCGCGCCACTGCGTGATGATGCTCGATGAGGTCGACAAGTTGTCGCCCAGTGCCCACGGTGACCCTTCGGCGGCCTTGCTGGAGGTGCTGGACCCGGAGCAGAACGCCACGTTCCGGGATAGCTACCTGGGCGTGCCGTTTGACCTGAGCCGTGTGGTGTTCGTGGCGACGGCCAATGTGATCGACCATGTGCCCGCGCCGATGCGCGATCGCATGGAGGTGATCGAGCTGCCGGGCTACACCCAGGAGGAAAAGCTGCAGATCGCCCAGCGCTACCTGGTGCGGCGCCAGCGCGAGGCCAATGGCCTGCAGGCCGACCAGTGTGAGCTGACCCCCGAGGCCTTGCGGGCCGTGGTGGCCGACTACACCCGGGAGGCCGGCGTGCGCCAGCTCGAGCGCGAGATCGGCCGCGTCATGCGCCACGCTGCCGTGCAGATCGCGGATGGCTCGAAAGCGCAGGTGCGCGTCGATGCGGGTGATCTGGATGCGATTCTTGGGCCGGCGAAGTTCGAGCATGAAACCGCTCTGCGCAGCAGCGTGCCGGGCGTGGCCACCGGGTTGGCCTGGACGCCGGTGGGCGGCGATATCCTGTTCATCGAGGCGAGCCGCATGGCGGGCAGCGGCCGGCTGATCCTGACCGGCCAGCTCGGCGATGTGATGAAGGAAAGCGCCCAGGCCGCGCTGACGCTGGTGAAATCGCTGGCCAGCACCCTGCGCATTCCGGCGGAAAGGTTCGAAGGCATCGATATTCATGTGCATGTGCCGGCCGGTGCGATTCCGAAGGACGGGCCGAGCGCCGGGGTGGCCATGTTCATTGCGCTGGCCTCGCTGTTTACCGACCACGCGGTGCACCATGACATGGCGATGACCGGCGAGATCAGCCTGCGCGGCCTGGTGCTGCCGGTGGGCGGCATCAAGGAAAAGGTGCTGGCCGCCCAGCGTGCCGGCGTGCGCACCGTGCTGCTACCGCGCCGCAACGAGAAGGATTTGCGCGACGTGCCCGAGTCCACGCGCCAGGCGCTGACCTTTGTCTGGCTGGATCATGTCGATGACGCCATTCGTGCGGCGCTGGGCGATAGCGCCAGGTCGGGCGATGGCTTCGTGCTGGTGTGA